tttcaaaaaatttatgtagcaataactccaaaattactgcatttaggtatagagaatattACATGGAAAATCATTAGCATTTCTTAGTGaattcaaaacgcaaaaaaatatacagggtgtcccatttgaaaTTATAAACTTCATTAGTAGTTTATAAAACTAAAAGATATGACAACAATGCATATACTTCGATAATAGCGGCCGCATCACATGACCTTTACTAattaaaacctataaaaatcgtgcaagctaTTTCCGAGATAATTCAGGCTTTTTATACATACAACCCACTCTGTATATTCTGGAACACGTCAATTATTTTAGTAtcagttaataaaaaaattaaaaaatattatagtTACCGTTTCCTTCATCGGCTTCGTGTTTCTTAAGATGTCTGTCCAAATTCGTCTGTTGTCCAAAACATCTCTCGCAAAGCGGACACTTAAAAGGCTTTTCTTTATTATGAATATTCCGTACATGTCTTTGTAGATTACTCGATATACTAAAGGATCTTTCACAGTAATTACACTTGTAGGGTTGTTCACCGGTGTGTGTTCTGAGGTGACGAGTCAGATTTGCTGATCTGGGAAAAACTTTTCCACAGTACGTACAAGTGTACCTGTCTTTCACCTTGCTTTGTGTATATTGTTGCATAACATCTTGAAATGGTTTAACCGTCGATCGTATCATTTCCATTCTTTGAGGTTGAAGACCGTTGAGAAACGGAAACCTATGAGGTGGAAATGAAAAAGGAAGCAGTTTGTCGTTGGCTGGAGATGGGAAACCATATGGAAAATTTCTACAAATATCTGGCATCATGGGGTGAATAGGCCTTGGATATGCCATAGGAGGTGTGACTGAAACATTTTGAGGCGGCGATATGTTATTGTCGTCGATTACGTCTAGTACATCAACATTTTCTTCTTCTGTATGAGGTACTTGTTGCTCTTCTTCACCACTTACTATAACCTGactatttggtttccatccactCAGATCTAATGGCTGATCATTAGTTTCTTCGGTTGTAGATGTAGATTCGGATGATTTCTTAGTATTCTCTTCAAATTCTCGTTTGAATTCTCGTTTGGGTGTATACATTGGAAATTGAGGTTTGGGTACAAATCCTGCTAATGTAGAAGGTTCTGTTTTACAATAGGGTTCGGTTTTTATATTCGAATGTAACGAATTCATTAAGGGTTTCATATTATCTTCTTCAAATTCTCTCTTAGAGGGAAACGATGGGAATGATAAACTAAATTGATCCTTAGGTAAATAGCTTTGTGGCCTACTAGGTGAAGACGAGCCAGTAGCTTCAATTCCTTTTGGAGGACTCATCTCAGTTTTTACTCTTTCCATATCTGGCGAACATCTCTCGGGTTTAGGTGATAATTTAACCCTTTTTTGAAGATGTTCATCTTCAATTTTGGGTATTTGGTTGAACAACAAAGGTGGTATGAGTGGTGTAGAAGGAAAAAATGATAACTGTGGTGCAAAAAACGGTATCGGACAGCCAATTGGTCGGTAAAAAGGAAAACCATTATTGCCAGCCATCGGTTGATTCATTATCAAAGGATGAGGTCGACTAGGAAAAGGTGGTAGTGTAGTTGAATCACAGAACCGTTTGTGCTTGGATAACGATGTAAGTGTAGGAAACGATTTTCTGCATTTGGCGCATCTGATCTTCATTCGACAACTTGAGTGCATCCGTTTGTGACGGCAAAGATTCGAAAATTGCGTGTAAGACTGAAACAAACAAAGGCAGGTTTTAGTTTCTTGGATACTAAAATACATCTGTGGTTCTCCGGGATTGATTCCGCGGGATCAAACACGGAAAACTACTATTATTTATAAGGTGATCAAATTTTTTTGTACGAAATACACAATACGTATTTTTTATCGTTTTAAATTTATGTGAGTGTATCAAATGACACCTTTCAAGTTTCTCGTGAAGATATCGTgaagtttaaattaaattacataataATACTGTCCTATGACTCTGTCATCATGAAAACTAAACTGAAAAAACTGCGATTCATTTTTAGAATATAAAACTACATACAATTTTTGAAcgaaacatattttaaaaaataaataattgctTTTCTTATCTTTATGAAGTACTTATCATTATTTCCaagaaaattcttcttcttatgctgcctatccgttacggatgttggacactaagaTGGATATtttgactttgttgactgctgctctAAGTAGGGCAACCGCAGGTAATTGTCAAGTTTAACCATTTTCGTAGGTTATGAAGACATACAAAATGAAGTGCAATGAAATAGCATTGGTTCAGAAATACAAATACTTAGGTCATGAAATTCAAACTGCCAGTGACAATCAAACAGCCAAACTGCAAAGAAGAATAACCTTAGCATTGGCCGCATATAGaactctatcagacatcttcaagagcaacatgCCGTTCGATTAATTAGTaattccagtcatgacttacagCGCCGAAACAATATAGTTAACCTAGTGCACAGCAACCAAATTTaggtggcccaaagaagaatggaacggtcactacttcgACTGACTCTCAAACGTAGGGTTAGAAAAGAGGAACTCAGAAGATGagcaggcgtcacagatgtcatagagcgaatagcatggctgaaatggaattgggcggGTCATGTGGCCAGAATGAAGGACAGGAGGTGAAACCAAAAAACTACAGTGTTGATACCACGAGCAGACAGGAGAAGTAGAAGTAGACCACATACATGATaagacagacgacgtcaaaaggatcgCTGGGAAATGGTTGCAGGAAGCTCAAGAGCGATAAAACTGCAAGAAATTAGGGAACACCTATGTTTAACAACTTTGGACGcagaagatgatgatgatgatgatgatgatgaagatgatGCTGATGATGAAGCCAGGATACTTTTCTTCTTCTTGAATCACTTTTTCCATGAACCTCATATTGAATTTGGATGACCCTAAGTATGTCGTATAGTTATTCATTACGCAGCATAATATAGCATTAGTAGGTGGTATTCTCTGGTCTATATtcatatagtagtattcaatcgCTACTACTCTATCGGTACTaatggatctgtttaatgaagtatataaaaccggaaaatcTCTCAGGAATGGTTAGTGTCCACCTTtctaacaataccaaaaacaatatatgccaaagattgttaggactataggacaatatcactaataagccataccctcaaaatatttctaaaggtgattcctggaagattatacagaaagctagaatatgatatggatgatacccaatttgggttccgcaaaggacttggaacaagagaggcattgtttgcgtttaatgtcctctctcaaagatgcttagatatgaacctggatatatATTCCTGTTTCACCGATTTAggaaaagcgttcgacagggtccgacatgaaaaactaatagaattattgaaaaacagagatatagacagacgagatttacgaattatcatcaatctgtattggaatcaaaaggccaatataaagacagaagaagaagaatctgagAGTATTgttataaagagaggagtaagacaaggttgtgttttgttgccgctactgtttaacctgtacagtgaagccatatttcatgAAGCGATAGTccagctaagtgatggaatctctataaacggaagaatagtaaacaacataagattcgctgataaCACCGTTATAATGgtagacaccctggaatcgctacaagaattactaaatagaattaacgattattgcattcgatacggactaaaaataaacaagaaaaaactaaatttatgattgtctcaaaaacagaatatggaaatgaaaggttaatgatagagcaaacccaaatagaaaaagttaagacatacaaatatctggaaaCCTgagttgatgacaaaaatgaccaaagcaaagaaattaaagtccgaattgaaactgcaaggcaagcatttataaaaatgaagataCAGCTCACGAACAAAGACCTTCAGtggcctctcagattgagggttCTAAGATGCTACGTATTTTccatattgctatacggaatggaagcttggacattgaagagacaatacataagaagaatagaaacgatcgaaatgtggtgttacagaagaatattgaaacttcagtgggttcaaaggattaccaatgttgaagtgctacgacgtttaaataaggagttagaaattatgaaaagtataaaaactagaaaacttgaatatttatgtcatattaccagaggagaaaaatatgagttgctgagaattaatATGCAAGGAaagatccaaggaagaagaagcataggaagacgcatctcctggctgaggaaccttagagaatggtttaactgtagttcattataACTATTCAGAGCAGTAGCGAACAAAGTGACCATAgtcattatgatatccaacctccgataggagaggtaactttaagaagaagaaggtggtATTGTTTTTCATAAAGCATTATCGGTATTAAAGTTTACGATATTTAACGGTTATGCCTAGGTCGTGCTCTCCAAGTATATTAATtatttgtaaatattttgaatattaaaatTACCTTTAAGCAGACTTCACATTGAAAAGGCTTGTGAGAAGAGTGGATATGTTGATGTTGCTTCAAGCCAGAAGACGAAGAAAATGTTTTCCCGCATTCTGGACAGGCATGAGACCTAGCTCCGGCGTGGTGGGTTCTGATGTGGCGCTGCAAATTACTAGGATCAGTAAAAACCTGAAACATGTATTCAAATTGTACGTGAGTTCAAAATGTCTctgtaaataaaaacttaaatgtgtaaaagaaaaattgattttagttTAATGTTAAGCGGGTTAATTTGGTGAGTACACAATAAAGCGTTAAAACAAAAATGCatgaaataaattttatttacagTAGAAAAAAGGCATCtaaatttagaaattattttgTTTAAATCATAAGTATTTTTAACCCTTAGCCACTGATATTCTGATATTCAGTATGCCATACCACgctaaaaatatattattttttgtaaaaccTGTTTTATAAAAGTTCCTAGAACACCCTCTGTGTAACTTCAAGCGGTCTGTAATTGTACCAGCTCTCAATTGCTGCAAatttagtatggtttagtctttgagctacgttgaaGTAAAATTTTCTTGCGGTATTATGTACTGCATGTCACTGTTTACGTTTCTACATTTAAAAGCAGTCCAGTGCCATTTCGCTATTATTATGGCATAAAGATCATCCAGGTTATACTTTCAACCACTGGCGAaggtccatgtaaccactgttaccattggtaacagttaaaaatcttgcaaataaatattttatgacgatgattATTtccatttaccaatatttttaccaatagaaatatattattatattatgtgttattAGTAGCTAATTCAGTAAacagccaactactcgtagacacacgaaaatattggcgagtttatgtgactcaatgcactttattatactctgttaccagtctcatttgtggttacaatggttataccctcgctgtcgctcgggaccggctagtgtctgcaaattttgaaggagcgacggcgtAAGTaagtaagcgcgctgtgtatatcagtagccctgttaccagatttaaatttggttacagtacctataaaaagtgtgcgtgcagttaaccatggatgagtgtcgctgcgtaatcgatcaactacttgaaaagtaattctccttatataattttgaagaaaaaaatgagattattgaaaatgaaagacctattttaaacaatttaaaaaaggaatcaaaaaaagtagttcgatattttaaatttagttggtacagtaaaaatccttggttatgtggttgcaaaaaaaatagactgtattgttggccatgtcttctggtttctacagaaaaatgggtggaccaggttcacgatttaaatagttttagagtttttaaaaggagacatgaaatttctcggTTACCTACATATAAGAAGTATacgtatacccaatttgattcagttttgCAAAAGaagaatcgaaagttctcttaaccaagcttttaatagtctgggctgattatcggagaataggccatttttgggaaaagttatttaccagcaattttattgctggaatcgaattataagatcctatatattaataatataggtatgcaaagtcctcagatagtgtgctactttttttataaacaaaatggcgcacgaaaatcgtgtttttttcaattattgctctataactccgaagattttaactttacaacaaaaacactcaaataaaaattcaccgtgattaaattctgcatagagacgcgttttttccgatctgcttcgacgaaaattttcctcgaaaaatgcgggttttcccaacaaaatctttaattttcaaataaagttttagataagtaattatctaccaataattaaataatttggtgacttaaaagcctttttggtttagattatagttccagaagctgatgaaaattaaacgaatattttagcaacaattcaattgtaaattaataatttacggtcgcaataataaccaaaataattatgatacactgatcaagctttgaaatcttataaagataagatgcctatttaatattttgtcgacaaaatatgaattttttatttttttgcataatctttaaatgttttaaaaaaatagttataaacaaattaacgtttctcagaaagtttttattatattataatttaaaaaatagctaaaatgggcattttaaatatctttaaaatgaatgctttaaaaccttttttccaaccatttgtaaaaaagttatgaaacaacaaaataatcatacgattactactgtgtttatacttttttttaattctttcaaagcgtagaagtgagtttaaagtacaagctaattatttacaaaaaaatatcgattatcagtttaatagttatattttaattaaggaatataaatatatttttttgtaatttacacgcgcgaaagtagagtaacacagtactgtagctaacattttcactcggagcgacgaccggccgcgtgatgtacacttttaataaataatgcatgctgagtgtcagtcgcttcgagtgaacattttagctccgactctgtatcaggcctacgtttgcgctaaaaattacaaaaaaaagtgtttttaatctttgattaaaatataaccattgcagtaatttttgacattctttgtgagtaattaggttgtaccatagactcacttttaagctttgaaacaattaaaactaattataaacaacggagattccgtatatttactttgctgtttcataacttttttgcaaatggttggaaaatttttttaaagcattcattttcaagacctatgaaatacgcattttaagtatttttttaaattagaatataatgaacaatttctgagaaatgttaatttgtttataacaattttttttaaacatttaaagattatgcaaaaaaatgaaaaatttatattttgtcgacaaaatattaaataggcatcacacctttataatctttctaattttgatcaatgtctcatgattattttggttgttattgcgactgtaaattgttaattagcaattgaattgttgctaaaatattcgtttcattttcaccggcttctgaatttataatctataacaagaaagcttttatttcaccaagctatataattattgataaataattactggcccaaaaaatttatttgaaaattcgagattttgttgggaaaacccacattttccgaggaaaattttcgtcggagcaaatcgggaaaaacatgtctctatgcagaattaaattggggtgaatttttatttgagtgtttttggtgtaaagttaaaatcttcggagttatagagcaataattgaaaaaaataagatttgtcggcgccattttgtttataaagaaagtagcacactatatgcggactttgcatacctatattattaatatataggatcttataattcgattccagcaataaaattgctggtaaataacctttctttgtactttactaattagaccagcgtgttattttttttttcaaaatttaaagattatgcaaaaaaagaaaaatttatattttgtcgataaaatattaaataagcatctcatctttataatctttataagtttgatcattgtatcatcattattttggttattattgcgatcgtaaattgttaatttacaattgaattgttgctaaaatattcgtttaattttcaccggcttctggaattacaatctataccaagaaagctttgatgtcactaagttatttaattattgattaataattacttacctaaaaatttaattgaaaattatagtttttgttaggaaaacccgcattttccgaggaaaattttcgtcggagcaaatcgtgaaaaacatatctctatgcagaatttaattgcggtgaatatttatttgagtgtttttgttgtaaagttaaaatcttcggagttatagagcaataattgaaaaaaatacgatttgtcggcgccattttgtttgtaaaaaaaagtagcacactatctgcggactttgcatacctatattattaatatataggatcttataattcgattccagcaataaaattgctggtaaataacttttcaatgaattttgctaattagcccagagtataaagcaaatattgctaaacataatgagtttgttaaaaaaaagatAGGAATATCCtaagcacacttataatagataccgtatgttttttggccaaacaagaattagcgtttcgtggtcattttgagggctacgactctgacaatcgaggcaattacagggaagtgttaacattaattgccaaaacagatcaaaaattttgccaacatctagaaacatcaactgttttttcgagagtttcgagtgatatagaaaatgatattattgaagctatatatacatttagcaatatcttcatttttttaaataagactttttgcatctggttttggtaacactttagaaaaagtcgtCACTGCTTTTAACTGCtttcaacattattttactattttgtgAGTTACCAATACTTAAGTTTCTTTGTAGTAGAGTTTATAAAGGTTTTTGTAAGAACcttcaccatttttttaatattgtgtctgggttcataattttcttgaaaaactgaagtttattttatttgcagCAGTATTTTAGTCTACagcagtgtgaagaatcattccttggttgatgtaaaaaacaaatacagtgagataagacaaattcatattgaaaacaaaggagaataggcaacggtatgacataccgcatgtcagagtctacgtcatgaaacatccacgtcagtagttaagggttaaaacaaataatataattaatagtAACGAGAGGAGTATGTAACACTAAAATAATCGTCTACAAAAATGGGTTTAACAATAACATACAGATAACTAAGGCGTACAGATAACTGAGAATGGCAACGAGGAGGAGGAAATAGGGAAACTGATAATGCTGGCTTACAAAACATACTTCTCTCTGTCGCAGGTATTTGGATTCAAATATATCCATAGGGAAGTAAAGTTCAAGGTATACAAAACTATCAGATGGCGTAAGCATATAGCAAGACCAATAGCGACATATGGcgtagaaacatggatcatgacAGAGAAGACAATAAACATTATCAATACTTTTGAAAGGAAGATATTGAGAAGGATATTGGGACCCATCTGCGACAATGGTAGATATGTgaagaataaggttcaaccacgagttGTATCAATCGCCTAATCTAATGATAGAATCCTTATATATGATCCTTATAATGATATAATCCTTATTAGTAGAACGCTTAGTGGAACTATGATTGAACGTTGGCCTTTAAGACCACCAAAGAGGAGGtagatagacgaagtgagaatcGATACTAAAGAGATGCTGGAGTGAATAACTGGAGAAGAGCAGCCGGGGACAGACATATTGGAGGCGGATGCTGAGGGAGGGCAGGGCCCGACTTCGGCTATAGAGCcataggagagagagagagaggaagAGGAGGGAGATTACAACATAATCTTACAAATGATGCCATGAGAGCTAttgtggcctaactgattttaacattactttacataatcaaagaaaatgatcagaagctatcaatgtccgattgttttagtaattgtatgttgaccatttggctatttcaagcagttactagtagaaaatagagaagattttattaaaaacgaagatcacgaaagtttcaatgtaattgtcagtggctcaccgattcggttaagactggaagaagtacgaaatgcatgcaaatccctaaaaaatagaaaagcgtcagggcctggcgacatagcaccagaactgctcaaatacggtagcaacaccctgtatgaatacctaagagatctatttaatagatgtatgaatggcgaagtcataccaaaagaatggcaattgtctgtaatttctacaatacacaagaaaggcagtaaaaatatatgcgataattaccggggaatatctgtcacaagcaccatcagcagagtttacggaaaaattatcaaaaataaaatagaagaagaatacaaggacttagaggccgaagagcaagccggtttccgcgctggcagatccaccactgaccacctatattgt
This genomic window from Diabrotica virgifera virgifera chromosome 1, PGI_DIABVI_V3a contains:
- the LOC114326671 gene encoding transcription factor hamlet-like isoform X2, giving the protein MLHKNMTEGSDDEIEVPTKQICVDEQSMERTMVPPRVESESIEYCPSENYRNKSDQIETAKKTPEFYNDNQLEFKRKVSESTNENNTYLFLPSELEVKETGVFTTSHVPKGVRYGPFQGVWASTTQDVRFAWQVIARDGSRGWLDGSRSFQNWLKLIRSSSVKEETNMKYYLQNGQLWYETFKDMPSGTELILVPKEALLLQDMADYISADERSDRETASQHSGTIDEGEEEEDINVVRCYACDEIYNDVEKLDEHVITNHNHRRDEHQCDYCSKAFSYRPLLFKHLAIKHGQIKRYHCENCTKVFTDPSNLQRHIRTHHAGARSHACPECGKTFSSSSGLKQHQHIHSSHKPFQCEVCLKSYTQFSNLCRHKRMHSSCRMKIRCAKCRKSFPTLTSLSKHKRFCDSTTLPPFPSRPHPLIMNQPMAGNNGFPFYRPIGCPIPFFAPQLSFFPSTPLIPPLLFNQIPKIEDEHLQKRVKLSPKPERCSPDMERVKTEMSPPKGIEATGSSSPSRPQSYLPKDQFSLSFPSFPSKREFEEDNMKPLMNSLHSNIKTEPYCKTEPSTLAGFVPKPQFPMYTPKREFKREFEENTKKSSESTSTTEETNDQPLDLSGWKPNSQVIVSGEEEQQVPHTEEENVDVLDVIDDNNISPPQNVSVTPPMAYPRPIHPMMPDICRNFPYGFPSPANDKLLPFSFPPHRFPFLNGLQPQRMEMIRSTVKPFQDVMQQYTQSKVKDRYTCTYCGKVFPRSANLTRHLRTHTGEQPYKCNYCERSFSISSNLQRHVRNIHNKEKPFKCPLCERCFGQQTNLDRHLKKHEADEGNGGVTLADSPGSSNENDREDAYFDDIRSFMGKVSGSDYYNNINNIREFVSPSNNNIDVVKEDNNDESASEGGEDYLTSKLNFDTKCKQDKEELLNNNDQTVEVST
- the LOC114326671 gene encoding transcription factor hamlet-like isoform X4, with the protein product MGIKVIARDGSRGWLDGSRSFQNWLKLIRSSSVKEETNMKYYLQNGQLWYETFKDMPSGTELILVPKEALLLQDMADYISADERSDRETASQHSGTIDEGEEEEDINVVRCYACDEIYNDVEKLDEHVITNHNHRRDEHQCDYCSKAFSYRPLLFKHLAIKHGQIKRYHCENCTKVFTDPSNLQRHIRTHHAGARSHACPECGKTFSSSSGLKQHQHIHSSHKPFQCEVCLKSYTQFSNLCRHKRMHSSCRMKIRCAKCRKSFPTLTSLSKHKRFCDSTTLPPFPSRPHPLIMNQPMAGNNGFPFYRPIGCPIPFFAPQLSFFPSTPLIPPLLFNQIPKIEDEHLQKRVKLSPKPERCSPDMERVKTEMSPPKGIEATGSSSPSRPQSYLPKDQFSLSFPSFPSKREFEEDNMKPLMNSLHSNIKTEPYCKTEPSTLAGFVPKPQFPMYTPKREFKREFEENTKKSSESTSTTEETNDQPLDLSGWKPNSQVIVSGEEEQQVPHTEEENVDVLDVIDDNNISPPQNVSVTPPMAYPRPIHPMMPDICRNFPYGFPSPANDKLLPFSFPPHRFPFLNGLQPQRMEMIRSTVKPFQDVMQQYTQSKVKDRYTCTYCGKVFPRSANLTRHLRTHTGEQPYKCNYCERSFSISSNLQRHVRNIHNKEKPFKCPLCERCFGQQTNLDRHLKKHEADEGNGGVTLADSPGSSNENDREDAYFDDIRSFMGKVSGSDYYNNINNIREFVSPSNNNIDVVKEDNNDESASEGGEDYLTSKLNFDTKCKQDKEELLNNNDQTVEVST
- the LOC114326671 gene encoding transcription factor hamlet-like isoform X1, coding for MRFKSVARKRKLSEKEGSDDEIEVPTKQICVDEQSMERTMVPPRVESESIEYCPSENYRNKSDQIETAKKTPEFYNDNQLEFKRKVSESTNENNTYLFLPSELEVKETGVFTTSHVPKGVRYGPFQGVWASTTQDVRFAWQVIARDGSRGWLDGSRSFQNWLKLIRSSSVKEETNMKYYLQNGQLWYETFKDMPSGTELILVPKEALLLQDMADYISADERSDRETASQHSGTIDEGEEEEDINVVRCYACDEIYNDVEKLDEHVITNHNHRRDEHQCDYCSKAFSYRPLLFKHLAIKHGQIKRYHCENCTKVFTDPSNLQRHIRTHHAGARSHACPECGKTFSSSSGLKQHQHIHSSHKPFQCEVCLKSYTQFSNLCRHKRMHSSCRMKIRCAKCRKSFPTLTSLSKHKRFCDSTTLPPFPSRPHPLIMNQPMAGNNGFPFYRPIGCPIPFFAPQLSFFPSTPLIPPLLFNQIPKIEDEHLQKRVKLSPKPERCSPDMERVKTEMSPPKGIEATGSSSPSRPQSYLPKDQFSLSFPSFPSKREFEEDNMKPLMNSLHSNIKTEPYCKTEPSTLAGFVPKPQFPMYTPKREFKREFEENTKKSSESTSTTEETNDQPLDLSGWKPNSQVIVSGEEEQQVPHTEEENVDVLDVIDDNNISPPQNVSVTPPMAYPRPIHPMMPDICRNFPYGFPSPANDKLLPFSFPPHRFPFLNGLQPQRMEMIRSTVKPFQDVMQQYTQSKVKDRYTCTYCGKVFPRSANLTRHLRTHTGEQPYKCNYCERSFSISSNLQRHVRNIHNKEKPFKCPLCERCFGQQTNLDRHLKKHEADEGNGGVTLADSPGSSNENDREDAYFDDIRSFMGKVSGSDYYNNINNIREFVSPSNNNIDVVKEDNNDESASEGGEDYLTSKLNFDTKCKQDKEELLNNNDQTVEVST
- the LOC114326671 gene encoding transcription factor hamlet-like isoform X3, which codes for MRFKSVARKRKLSEKEGSDDEIEVPTKQICVDEQSMERTMVPPRVESESIEYCPSENYRNKSDQIETAKKTPEFYNDNQLEFKRKVSESTNENNTYLFLPSELEVKETGVFTTSHVPKGVRYGPFQGVWASTTQDVRFAWQVIARDGSRGWLDGSRSFQNWLKLIRSSSVKEETNMKYYLQNGQLWYETFKDMPSGTELILVPKEALLLQDMADYISADERSDRETASQHSGTIDEGEEEEDINVVRCYACDEIYNDVEKLDEHVITNHNHRRDEHQCDYCSKAFSYRPLLFKHLAIKHGQIKRYHCENCTKRHIRTHHAGARSHACPECGKTFSSSSGLKQHQHIHSSHKPFQCEVCLKSYTQFSNLCRHKRMHSSCRMKIRCAKCRKSFPTLTSLSKHKRFCDSTTLPPFPSRPHPLIMNQPMAGNNGFPFYRPIGCPIPFFAPQLSFFPSTPLIPPLLFNQIPKIEDEHLQKRVKLSPKPERCSPDMERVKTEMSPPKGIEATGSSSPSRPQSYLPKDQFSLSFPSFPSKREFEEDNMKPLMNSLHSNIKTEPYCKTEPSTLAGFVPKPQFPMYTPKREFKREFEENTKKSSESTSTTEETNDQPLDLSGWKPNSQVIVSGEEEQQVPHTEEENVDVLDVIDDNNISPPQNVSVTPPMAYPRPIHPMMPDICRNFPYGFPSPANDKLLPFSFPPHRFPFLNGLQPQRMEMIRSTVKPFQDVMQQYTQSKVKDRYTCTYCGKVFPRSANLTRHLRTHTGEQPYKCNYCERSFSISSNLQRHVRNIHNKEKPFKCPLCERCFGQQTNLDRHLKKHEADEGNGGVTLADSPGSSNENDREDAYFDDIRSFMGKVSGSDYYNNINNIREFVSPSNNNIDVVKEDNNDESASEGGEDYLTSKLNFDTKCKQDKEELLNNNDQTVEVST